In a single window of the Aridibaculum aurantiacum genome:
- a CDS encoding TIGR02757 family protein gives MPGDLITFFDNKVKEYNQPSFIKDDPISIPHQFNRKQDIEIAGLFAAIFAWGNRTIIINKTKDLLQRMDNAPYDFVKDHKQTDLKNLLGFKHRTFNDTDLLYFVHFLNHHYRQHKSLEDAFAQHMTKEDRTVEKGMNGFFNYFFSLEDAPARTQKHIASPEKNSTCKRLSMYLRWMVRSDNHGVDFGIWKKIKPSQLICPIDVHVARVAYRFNLLNRRQLDWQAALELTNYLKKLDKNDPVKYDFALFGLGVVEKF, from the coding sequence GTGCCAGGCGATCTAATAACATTCTTCGACAACAAGGTAAAAGAGTACAACCAACCTTCTTTCATCAAGGATGATCCTATAAGCATACCACACCAGTTTAATAGAAAACAAGACATAGAAATAGCCGGTTTGTTTGCTGCCATTTTTGCGTGGGGCAACCGCACCATCATCATCAATAAAACTAAGGACCTGCTTCAGCGCATGGACAATGCGCCTTATGATTTTGTAAAAGATCATAAGCAAACGGATCTGAAGAACTTGCTTGGTTTCAAGCACCGCACTTTCAACGATACTGACTTGCTGTACTTTGTTCATTTTCTGAACCACCACTACCGGCAGCACAAATCTTTGGAAGATGCTTTTGCACAACACATGACAAAAGAGGACCGGACGGTGGAGAAGGGTATGAATGGTTTCTTCAACTACTTCTTCTCGTTGGAAGATGCACCCGCACGTACACAAAAGCATATTGCCAGCCCGGAGAAAAACAGCACCTGCAAGAGGCTGAGCATGTACCTGCGTTGGATGGTGCGCAGCGACAATCATGGTGTAGATTTTGGCATCTGGAAAAAGATAAAGCCTTCGCAATTGATCTGCCCAATAGATGTACACGTAGCCCGTGTAGCTTATCGTTTCAACCTGCTGAACAGGCGCCAGCTCGATTGGCAGGCCGCTTTAGAACTTACCAACTACCTAAAGAAGCTGGATAAGAATGACCCGGTGAAATACGATTTTGCTCTATTTGGCCTGGGTGTGGTAGAAAAGTTCTGA
- a CDS encoding fumarylacetoacetate hydrolase family protein, with the protein MKLVTYLRDGNEQLACYVDGYIYDLDVLHPDLPNSMSVFLHYWDDMLELAQRAEKAIHDGRIGKERGIPVEELQLLAPIPFPTSCRDGYAFRQHVAAARRNRKVDMIPEFDQYPIFYFTNHHSIQGPGDVQCMPDHFEKLDFELEAAIVICKHGRNVPAEEADSYIGGLMIMNDLSARRLQMEEMLLNLGPAKGKDFATVIGPWLVTLDELEQFEIPAKEGHVGKSWNLKMTCRVNGQQISKGNLGDMDWTFAEIIERCSYGANIFPGDVIGSGTVGTGCFLELNGTGKLNDPAYQEQWLQEGDVVELEIDGLGVLSNTMVAEESDFSILAKKKI; encoded by the coding sequence ATGAAACTGGTTACTTACCTCCGCGACGGAAATGAACAACTGGCTTGTTATGTAGATGGATATATTTACGATCTTGATGTGCTGCACCCGGATCTACCCAACAGCATGAGCGTTTTCCTGCATTATTGGGACGATATGCTGGAGCTGGCACAACGGGCAGAAAAAGCCATTCATGATGGACGCATAGGTAAGGAGCGCGGTATACCAGTAGAAGAGCTTCAGTTGTTGGCGCCTATACCTTTTCCTACCAGTTGCCGCGATGGATATGCTTTCCGCCAGCACGTTGCTGCCGCACGCCGCAATAGAAAGGTTGATATGATCCCGGAGTTTGACCAGTACCCAATCTTTTACTTCACCAACCACCATAGCATACAAGGCCCCGGCGATGTACAGTGCATGCCTGACCATTTTGAAAAACTAGACTTTGAACTGGAGGCGGCGATCGTCATTTGTAAGCACGGCCGCAATGTACCTGCTGAAGAAGCAGACAGCTATATCGGGGGCCTAATGATCATGAACGACCTGAGCGCACGCCGCCTGCAAATGGAAGAAATGCTGCTAAACCTCGGGCCTGCAAAAGGAAAAGATTTTGCTACCGTTATTGGTCCATGGCTGGTAACGCTCGACGAATTGGAGCAATTTGAAATACCTGCCAAAGAAGGTCATGTAGGGAAAAGCTGGAACCTGAAAATGACGTGTCGCGTAAATGGACAGCAAATTAGCAAAGGCAACCTTGGCGATATGGACTGGACATTTGCAGAGATCATTGAGCGTTGTTCTTATGGCGCAAATATCTTTCCTGGCGATGTGATTGGCAGCGGTACAGTAGGCACCGGTTGTTTCCTTGAATTGAATGGTACAGGTAAATTGAATGATCCAGCTTACCAGGAGCAATGGCTTCAAGAAGGCGACGTGGTAGAGCTGGAGATAGATGGTTTAGGTGTACTTTCCAATACCATGGTTGCTGAAGAAAGTGACTTCTCTATCCTTGCCAAAAAGAAGATCTAG
- a CDS encoding N-acetylneuraminate synthase family protein codes for MIIAEIAQAHDGSIGILHSYIDALAATGVDAVKFQTHIAEAESSEFETFRIPFSYVDKTRFDYWNRMELTVAQWKEVKSHCDSVGLKFISSPFSCKAVDVLEEAGVSTYKIGSGEVTNHLLLQKIAATGKPVILSSGMSTLEDLDAAIDMLRSAASVAVLQCTTAYPTQPHQWGLQIINTLKNRYNIPVGFSDHSGDIYACIAATALGAEILEFHAVFDKRMFGPDAKASIEIDDIKRLVEGVKQVRDSLSAGIEKNAQAEGLKDLKQLFGKSLSVNKPLPEGHIVSFEDLEAKKPAGKGIEPAHYKSIIGRQLKQAKTQWSFLQHEDISYE; via the coding sequence ATGATCATTGCAGAAATAGCGCAGGCACACGATGGCAGCATTGGCATCTTGCATTCATACATAGATGCATTGGCTGCAACGGGTGTAGATGCAGTTAAATTCCAGACACATATAGCCGAAGCGGAGAGCAGCGAATTCGAAACCTTCCGCATTCCATTTAGCTATGTTGACAAAACTCGCTTCGACTATTGGAACCGTATGGAGCTAACGGTAGCGCAATGGAAGGAAGTAAAATCTCATTGTGATTCCGTAGGCCTAAAGTTCATTTCCTCACCATTTTCCTGCAAAGCCGTAGATGTACTGGAAGAAGCAGGTGTTTCTACATATAAGATTGGCAGTGGCGAAGTAACCAATCACTTGCTGCTGCAGAAGATTGCTGCTACAGGCAAGCCTGTTATTTTATCCAGCGGCATGAGTACCCTCGAAGATCTTGATGCTGCTATTGATATGCTCCGATCTGCTGCTAGTGTAGCTGTTCTTCAATGCACTACAGCTTATCCTACTCAACCGCACCAGTGGGGGCTGCAAATAATAAACACATTAAAAAATCGTTATAACATACCTGTCGGCTTCTCAGATCATAGCGGCGACATCTATGCGTGCATAGCTGCGACAGCACTGGGAGCCGAGATATTGGAATTTCATGCTGTGTTTGATAAACGCATGTTTGGTCCTGATGCCAAAGCATCCATTGAAATAGATGACATAAAACGGCTGGTGGAAGGAGTAAAGCAGGTAAGGGATTCGCTTAGCGCAGGTATAGAAAAAAACGCACAGGCTGAGGGACTAAAAGACCTGAAGCAGCTTTTTGGAAAATCGCTGTCGGTAAATAAACCGCTACCAGAAGGACACATTGTCTCATTTGAAGACCTGGAAGCTAAAAAGCCGGCAGGTAAAGGAATAGAACCCGCTCATTATAAAAGTATAATAGGAAGACAACTGAAACAGGCAAAGACACAATGGTCGTTTTTACAACACGAAGACATTAGCTATGAGTAA
- the neuC gene encoding UDP-N-acetylglucosamine 2-epimerase, translating into MSKKRKVCVVITARPSYSRIKAALKAIQKHPKLQLQVVLAGPALLNKYGNIENILHDEGLEVTERVYTMLDCENLTSMAKTVGIGVVELSNVFFKLKPHMVVVIADRFETISVSIAAAYQNIPLVHIQGGEITGSIDEKVRHANTKFADIHLVCSPKARKIVMKLGEDPAFVFDTGCPSLDLAAEVYENPQLDFDPYKKYGGAGGRPDYSNGYLVVMQHPVTTEYGESRMQVEETLQAVKELGRPTFWFAPNADAGTDAVSETIRDFRSTYSIPHVHFFNNMVPADFLRLVMNAECLIGNSSMGIRECSFLGVPVINIGTRQGGRERGMNVVDVNHDKDEIVAAVQQWMIDGRPERSFVYGDGNSGTKMAEVLATVPLRHSKKLHYHDEEPVHYSGAVGV; encoded by the coding sequence ATGAGTAAAAAAAGGAAAGTATGCGTGGTCATCACAGCCCGTCCTAGTTATAGCAGGATAAAAGCTGCTCTTAAAGCTATCCAGAAGCATCCTAAGCTGCAACTGCAGGTAGTGCTGGCTGGTCCTGCTTTGCTTAACAAGTACGGCAACATCGAAAACATTCTGCACGATGAAGGACTGGAGGTGACAGAGCGTGTGTATACCATGCTGGATTGCGAAAACCTTACCTCAATGGCTAAAACTGTAGGTATAGGTGTGGTAGAACTGTCAAACGTCTTCTTCAAGCTGAAGCCACATATGGTGGTGGTGATTGCTGACAGGTTTGAAACCATTTCTGTTTCTATAGCTGCTGCTTATCAAAATATTCCGCTGGTGCATATACAAGGCGGAGAGATAACAGGTAGTATAGATGAAAAGGTACGCCATGCAAATACCAAGTTTGCTGATATCCACCTGGTGTGCAGCCCTAAGGCACGTAAGATCGTGATGAAACTGGGTGAAGATCCGGCCTTTGTTTTTGATACCGGCTGTCCTTCCTTAGACCTGGCTGCTGAGGTGTACGAGAACCCTCAATTAGATTTTGATCCTTATAAAAAATATGGCGGTGCAGGTGGCAGGCCCGACTATTCTAATGGCTACCTGGTAGTAATGCAGCACCCTGTAACTACCGAATATGGAGAAAGCCGGATGCAGGTAGAGGAGACGCTGCAGGCAGTGAAAGAACTGGGAAGACCAACTTTTTGGTTTGCTCCCAATGCTGATGCAGGAACAGATGCTGTATCAGAAACCATCCGCGATTTTCGCAGCACTTACTCAATTCCACATGTTCACTTTTTCAACAATATGGTTCCTGCAGATTTCCTGCGGTTGGTTATGAATGCTGAATGTTTGATCGGCAACTCGAGCATGGGCATCCGCGAATGTTCTTTTCTAGGAGTGCCAGTAATAAATATTGGTACCCGCCAGGGAGGTAGAGAAAGAGGAATGAATGTGGTGGATGTAAACCATGATAAAGATGAAATAGTTGCTGCCGTACAACAATGGATGATTGATGGCAGGCCGGAAAGATCTTTTGTATACGGCGATGGCAACTCAGGAACAAAAATGGCAGAAGTGCTGGCAACCGTTCCACTTCGCCACTCAAAAAAATTACATTACCACGATGAAGAACCTGTGCATTATTCCGGCGCGGTCGGGGTCTAA
- a CDS encoding cytidylyltransferase domain-containing protein, translating into MKNLCIIPARSGSKGVPGKNIKLLNGRPLIHYTIEAALSSSLLDNTIISTDSEKIAAMVKGTGVKVPFIRPANLAQDNTPTFHVIKHAIQFFDCLGEMYDNVVLLQPTCPFREMGFVDRCIEHFVATGADSLVSVQKVPHQYNPHWVFEPNLNGFLKIATGEEKIIPSRQQLPDAFVRDGSVYVFKADSLRHSHNMYGHNIAMLESTSPYHVNIDTPADWEVAEALAEAIHARSCMQ; encoded by the coding sequence ATGAAGAACCTGTGCATTATTCCGGCGCGGTCGGGGTCTAAAGGAGTACCCGGTAAGAACATAAAGCTGCTGAATGGCAGGCCGCTCATTCATTATACTATTGAGGCTGCACTGTCATCTTCCCTGCTCGACAATACCATCATCAGCACCGACAGCGAGAAGATTGCAGCTATGGTAAAAGGTACAGGTGTAAAGGTGCCATTTATTCGCCCGGCTAATCTTGCACAGGACAATACACCTACCTTTCATGTTATTAAACATGCTATCCAGTTTTTCGACTGCCTTGGCGAAATGTATGACAACGTGGTATTGCTGCAGCCCACTTGCCCTTTCAGGGAAATGGGATTTGTTGATCGTTGTATAGAGCATTTTGTGGCTACCGGGGCAGATAGCCTTGTTTCGGTGCAAAAGGTGCCGCACCAGTACAACCCGCACTGGGTGTTCGAGCCAAATTTAAATGGGTTTCTGAAAATTGCCACAGGCGAAGAAAAGATCATCCCTTCGCGGCAGCAACTGCCAGATGCCTTTGTACGCGATGGCAGCGTATATGTTTTTAAAGCGGATAGCCTGCGTCACAGCCACAATATGTATGGACACAACATAGCCATGTTGGAGTCGACATCGCCTTATCATGTAAATATTGATACGCCTGCTGATTGGGAAGTTGCAGAAGCACTGGCAGAGGCTATTCATGCCCGAAGCTGTATGCAGTAA
- a CDS encoding CPBP family intramembrane glutamic endopeptidase: protein MEEELTIPHTCEECQHSVQDGDHYCYNCGAHLNEQVVTVNIFNNFSLRQVFLFYFIYLFICLLVKHTRWFDSYDRLFWIEIALAAVTLHFAWRNRKSLFPILRFNNFKWQVFLGVIIFAAAASCIVNVTMRQVNVSFFGADVNYFNAYKLYFFPVATMIYSIAVIPAIFEEVAFRGIMYNYCENFLDERLVVAVTAFLFAIMHLSLLSLVWLVPFGFFIGHLRRRYNTLWYGIFFHFAFNLTAVVIDLYKGGQL from the coding sequence ATGGAAGAAGAGCTGACCATACCACACACATGCGAAGAATGCCAGCATTCGGTGCAGGACGGTGACCACTATTGCTATAACTGTGGTGCTCACCTGAACGAGCAAGTGGTAACGGTAAACATCTTCAATAACTTTTCGCTGCGGCAGGTATTCCTGTTCTACTTCATTTACCTGTTTATCTGCCTGCTGGTAAAGCACACCCGCTGGTTTGATAGCTACGACAGGCTATTCTGGATAGAAATTGCGCTTGCCGCTGTTACGCTTCATTTTGCATGGAGAAACAGGAAATCCTTGTTTCCTATTCTCAGGTTCAACAACTTCAAGTGGCAGGTCTTCCTGGGCGTGATCATATTTGCAGCAGCAGCATCGTGTATAGTAAATGTGACGATGCGGCAGGTAAATGTTTCTTTTTTTGGAGCCGATGTGAACTATTTTAACGCGTACAAGCTGTACTTTTTCCCCGTGGCTACTATGATCTACAGCATAGCAGTTATACCAGCCATTTTTGAAGAAGTAGCTTTCCGCGGCATTATGTACAACTATTGCGAAAACTTTTTAGATGAAAGGCTGGTGGTGGCGGTCACTGCGTTTCTTTTTGCCATTATGCACCTAAGCCTTTTGTCGCTGGTGTGGCTGGTGCCATTCGGCTTCTTTATTGGTCATCTCAGGCGCAGGTACAATACGTTGTGGTATGGCATCTTTTTTCATTTTGCCTTCAACCTGACTGCAGTAGTAATTGACCTGTACAAAGGTGGGCAGCTGTAA
- a CDS encoding M28 family peptidase — MKLLLPVVSLLISAQVFSQTATRYETHISPAGLREKLNYIAGPETQGRESGTHGQRLAAAYIENNFKSAGLLPGTPGGYQMVFPLHVDTLLDVSFTVNKQKLARQADYSFNFNSLPTMYMDAREIVFAGYGLNDSSRNDYQGLDVKDKWVMVLEGSPARSSQLTPRQQAMQFQSKAVNARNNGARGLFVVSKAFPFVAPAQTAGGPYLKKRAASLPLLYISPAVAGSILQRKVDSIPDLQTVIPGTYKTNMELNVVKFTKRLPSTNVIGLLPGTDKPDEYVVVTAHYDHVGMEGGVIHPGADDDGSGTVSIMQIAEAFAQAKAEGRGPRRSMVFMAVSGEEMGLLGSEFYGDHPIFPLDKTTVNLNIDMIGRITPNYKGDSANYVYLIGDDRLSTELAPLSDSANRFVGLQLDRAFNGNDPQRFYERSDHYNFAKHGVPIIFYFNGVHADYHRPTDTIDKINFDLMSKRARLVFHTAWLMANKDEMLKRDLPLRPGSR, encoded by the coding sequence ATGAAACTTCTTTTACCAGTTGTATCCTTACTTATTTCAGCGCAGGTTTTTTCACAAACTGCCACTCGTTACGAAACACATATCTCGCCTGCAGGCCTGCGGGAGAAACTTAATTATATAGCCGGCCCTGAAACACAAGGCAGGGAATCAGGTACGCACGGTCAGCGTTTGGCAGCAGCATACATTGAAAACAACTTCAAAAGTGCCGGCCTGCTTCCCGGAACACCTGGTGGTTACCAGATGGTGTTCCCGCTGCATGTAGATACACTGCTTGATGTTTCTTTCACCGTAAACAAACAAAAGCTGGCAAGGCAGGCTGATTATTCTTTCAATTTCAACTCGCTGCCTACCATGTATATGGATGCGCGTGAAATTGTTTTTGCCGGTTATGGCCTCAACGATAGTTCCAGGAACGACTACCAGGGATTGGATGTAAAGGACAAATGGGTAATGGTGCTGGAAGGAAGTCCTGCACGCAGTAGCCAGCTTACGCCGCGCCAGCAGGCTATGCAGTTCCAGTCTAAAGCTGTGAATGCACGCAACAATGGTGCACGTGGTTTATTTGTCGTTTCAAAAGCATTTCCGTTTGTTGCACCTGCGCAAACTGCAGGAGGACCATACCTGAAAAAACGCGCAGCCTCACTTCCGCTGCTATACATTTCTCCAGCGGTTGCAGGGTCTATTCTTCAGAGAAAAGTAGATTCTATACCAGACCTGCAGACGGTAATTCCCGGCACTTACAAAACCAATATGGAGCTTAACGTGGTGAAGTTCACGAAGCGTCTTCCTTCTACCAATGTTATTGGACTATTACCTGGTACAGACAAACCTGATGAATATGTAGTGGTGACAGCGCACTACGATCATGTTGGTATGGAAGGCGGAGTGATTCACCCGGGTGCTGACGACGATGGTTCGGGGACTGTTTCCATCATGCAAATAGCAGAAGCATTTGCCCAGGCCAAGGCTGAAGGCCGCGGGCCGCGCCGCAGCATGGTATTTATGGCAGTTTCAGGTGAAGAAATGGGTTTGTTAGGTTCTGAATTTTATGGCGACCACCCAATTTTTCCTTTGGATAAAACGACAGTAAACCTGAACATCGACATGATAGGCAGGATAACGCCCAACTACAAAGGCGACTCTGCGAATTATGTTTACCTGATAGGCGATGACAGGCTGAGCACTGAACTGGCACCACTATCTGACTCTGCTAATCGTTTTGTAGGGCTGCAACTTGATCGTGCTTTCAATGGAAACGATCCGCAGCGTTTCTATGAGCGCAGCGACCATTACAATTTTGCCAAACATGGCGTGCCGATCATTTTCTACTTCAACGGTGTTCATGCTGATTACCATCGCCCTACTGACACCATTGATAAGATAAACTTTGACCTGATGAGCAAGCGCGCAAGGCTGGTGTTTCATACTGCATGGCTTATGGCCAATAAGGATGAGATGCTAAAACGCGATCTGCCATTGAGGCCAGGCAGCAGGTAA
- the rpiB gene encoding ribose 5-phosphate isomerase B translates to MNLHFDLEKPIAIGADHAGYEYKEALKAYLQEKNLQVTDFGTHSPDSVDYPDFAHPTASSVESEETGFGILVCGSANGVAITANKHAKIRAAICWKIEIAQLARQHNNANILCIPARFVSLDEAKQMVDHFIETRFEGGRHQGRVDKISC, encoded by the coding sequence ATGAACCTACATTTCGACCTGGAAAAACCTATAGCAATCGGCGCCGATCATGCAGGCTACGAATACAAAGAGGCCTTAAAAGCTTACCTGCAGGAAAAGAATCTACAGGTAACAGATTTTGGAACCCATTCTCCTGATTCTGTAGATTATCCTGATTTTGCACATCCTACAGCCAGCAGTGTAGAAAGTGAAGAAACAGGCTTCGGCATCCTGGTTTGCGGCAGTGCCAATGGTGTAGCCATTACAGCCAATAAACATGCAAAAATTCGTGCTGCTATCTGTTGGAAGATCGAAATAGCGCAGCTCGCACGCCAACACAACAACGCCAACATTCTTTGTATACCAGCTCGCTTTGTAAGCCTGGATGAAGCAAAACAGATGGTTGACCATTTTATAGAAACACGTTTTGAAGGTGGCAGACACCAGGGACGGGTTGACAAAATTTCTTGCTAA